In Yarrowia lipolytica chromosome 1F, complete sequence, a genomic segment contains:
- a CDS encoding uncharacterized protein (Compare to YALI0F18106g, similar to uniprot|Q12344 Saccharomyces cerevisiae YPL249c, similar to Saccharomyces cerevisiae GYL1 (YMR192W) and GYP5 (YPL249C); ancestral locus Anc_6.281) has translation MSEKPELVSETESEDDHRYEDTEDVLLGSEDAPTSAAAEEVAGNTSTISIGTAKADDDELPATPKPTSPTSLKVTPGSFPGAAGADEDSTTTPSATSPSANVLNSDGESLTPGTFPDATYDQTPSPVSSAPPPPLPHRPATHGDGGAASARGETPPTLPPRQGAPSLPPRKRSAFSWFLGNKSQTSLKSEDNITALANSHRANAQPAKVDEKIVAEGYGLMYSRMQQNQDSLSEKEERERQAVLQAGELLQEDFRQLRQKESLENPFIDWDFWSRVIEDYATVAKEHPKQLKEAISAGFPTELRSIIWQIITSSKNAALQDFYTEILKESTPHEKAIRRDLSRTSFVMETSPDSLYNVIKAYSLFDPEVGYTQGMAFVTTPLLLTLNEVDAFCLLVRLLKDYELRTMFLQEMPGLHLKLYQFDRLLEDQVPSVHIHLTRQGVKSSMYASQWFLTLFAYKFPLSMVLRIFDIIMTEGIEAILKFGVALIRKNADTILALKFDHLLPFLKESIFDVYREGAGDVFRVNEFVRDAMDVKIHPLLLHKYQEEYLEINRLERERLEEVEALRLANGQLTLQVRRIESTLVALEKEHIEVANEMVQGKVKLASLQDENETLNMQVSEMRRITGDEDLEALMDLRQDNERLVAENEQLQSQMTEMKQELDEIRGKHGELDAQHTNLKSKWGDMRKLLDAMPQE, from the exons ATGAGTGAA AAACCTGAACTTGTATCCGAAACGGAATCTGAAGACGACCACAGATACGAGGACACTGAAGATGTTCTTTTGGGCTCAGAGGATGCCCCTACTAGTGCAGCAGCCGAAGAAGTTGCTGGAAACACATCGACCATCTCCATTGGCACTGCCAAagccgacgacgatgaaCTTCCCGCCACTCCCAAGCCAACTTCGCCCACGTCACTGAAAGTGACACCTGGATCTTTCCCTGGAGCTGCGGGGGCAGATGAggactccaccaccacgcCCTCGGCCACGTCGCCCTCTGCTAACGTTCTCAACTCCGACGGAGAATCGCTAACACCTGGCACTTTCCCCGATGCCACATATGACCAGACCCCCTCACCCGTATCAtcggctcctcctcctccgctACCCCATCGGCCCGCCACCCACGGCGACGGTGGAGCAGCCTCTGCTCGAGGAGAAACTCCCCCCAcacttcctcctcggcaggGAGCTCCCAGTCTGCCACCACGAAAGCGGTCAGCCTTCTCGTGGTTCCTGGGCAACAAGAGCCAGACCAGTCTCAAGAGCGAGGACAACATCACGGCACTGGCCAACAGCCACCGTGCCAACGCCCAGCCCGCCAAGGTCGATGAGAAGATTGTGGCCGAGGGCTACGGTCTCATGTACAGCCGAATGCAACAGAACCAGGACAGCCTGAGTGAAAAGGAGGAACGGGAGCGACAGGCGGTGTTGCAGGCTGGCGAGCTACTGCAGGAGGACTTCCGACAGTTGCGACAGAAGGAGTCGCTGGAAAATCCCTTCATTGACTGGGACTTTTGGAGTCGGGTCATTGAGGACTACGCAACCGTGGCTAAGGAGCACCCTAaacagctcaaggaggctaTTAGCGCCGGATTCCCCACAGAATTACGGTCTATCATCTGGCAGATTATCACAAGCTCTAAGAACGCTGCTCTGCAAGACTTCTACACTGAAATCCTCAAGGAGAGCACTCCCCACGAGAAGGCCATCCGACGAGATCTGTCTCGAACGTCGTTTGTCATGGAGACCTCTCCCGACTCTCTATACAACGTCATCAAGGCATACAGTCTGTTTGACCCCGAGGTGGGATACACACAGGGCATGGCGTTTGTCACGACccctctgctgctgaccctCAACGAGGTGGACGCTTTCTGCCTGCTAGTGCggctgctcaaggactaCGAGCTCAGAACAATGTTCCTGCAGGAAATGCCCGGACTGCATCTGAAGCTGTACCAGTTTGACAGGCTGTTGGAAGACCAGGTCCCGTCTGTGCATATCCATTTGACCCGCCAGGGAGTCAAGTCGTCCATGTACGCCTCTCAGTGGTTCCTTACGCTGTTTGCATACAAGTTCCCTCTATCAATGGTGCTACGAATCTTTGACATCATCATGACCGAGGGTATCGAGGCCATTCTCAAATTTGGAGTGGCTTTGATCCGGAAGAACGCCGACACAATTTTGGCTCTCAAATTCGACCATCTGCTGCCCTTCCTCAAGGAGTCTATTTTCGACGTCTATAGAGAGGGGGCTGGAGATGTGTTCCGAGTCAACGAGTTTGTGCGGGATGCCATGGACGTGAAAATACACCCTCTGTTGCTACACAAGTACCAGGAGGAGTATCTCGAGATCAACCGTCTTGAGCGGGAGCgattggaggaggttgaggcTCTGCGACTTGCCAACGGTCAACTGACTCTGCAGGTGCGACGAATCGAGTCGACTCTGGTGGCtctcgagaaggagcaTATTGAGGTTGCTAACGAAATGGTACAGGGCAAGGTCAAGCTTGCATCTCTGCAAGACGAGAATGAGACTCTGAACATGCAGGTGAGCGAGATGAGACGAATCACTGGTGACGAGGATCTTGAGGCTCTGATGGATCTCAGACAGGACAACGAGCGTCTGGTTGCTGAGAATGAGCAGCTGCAGTCGCAAATGACGGAGATGAAGCAGGAGCTCGACGAGATTCGGGGAAAGCATGGCGAGCTTGATGCCCAGCACACCAATCTCAAATCCAAATGGGGCGACATGCGCAAGCTTTTGGATGCCATGCCCCAGGAATAG
- a CDS encoding mitochondrial 54S ribosomal protein mL54 (Compare to YALI0F18150g, similar to uniprot|P36532 Saccharomyces cerevisiae YBR268w MRPL37 ribosomal protein YmL37 mitochondrial, similar to Saccharomyces cerevisiae MRPL37 (YBR268W); ancestral locus Anc_1.318), whose amino-acid sequence MLRLLTRSRATPLRVISRAYSTPSQPKVPSSVAAGTVLKGCNVRKNGQDPVALEDSEYPQWLWDILDPAAQKAKLAADPVRAARKAQKARAKAIMQENNFVSKMNK is encoded by the coding sequence ATGCTTCGACTCCTGACCAGATCGCGGGCCACCCCCCTCCGTGTGATCTCGCGTGCATACTCCACCCCCTCGCAGCCCAAGGTGCCCTCCAGCGTCGCCGCAGGAACCGTTCTCAAGGGTTGCAACGTGCGAAAGAACGGCCAGGACCCCGTGGCCCTGGAGGACTCAGAATACCCCCAGTGGCTGTGGGACATTCTTGATCCCGCGGCCCAGAAAGCCAAGCTTGCTGCCGACCCCGTGCGAGCGGCCCGAAAGGCCCAGAAGGCTCGAGCCAAGGCCATTATGCAGGAGAACAACTTCGTCTCCAAGATGAACAAATAA
- a CDS encoding uncharacterized protein (Compare to YALI0F18194g, similar to Saccharomyces cerevisiae SSU72 (YNL222W); ancestral locus Anc_2.19, similar to uniprot|P53538 Saccharomyces cerevisiae YNL222w SSU72 suppressor of cs mutant of SUA7) yields the protein MTELKMCTVCASNQNRSMEAHKVLKEAGFDVESYGTGSAVRLPGPAYDKPNIYAFGTPYDDIYNELSAQDERLYTANGLLTMLDRNRKIKTAPERWVEHKNVFDVVFTCEERCFEAVCDDLMDRGEKLQRPVHVINVDIRDNHEDSVIGAQGILKLARSLADSKDLDAQIMGIMDSWQEQHPKLPLMHAVGYF from the coding sequence ATGACGGAGCTTAAGATGTGCACCGTGTGTGCCTCAAATCAGAATCGATCAATGGAGGCCCACAAggttctcaaggaggccggGTTCGACGTGGAGAGTTACGGAACGGGAAGCGCGGTCAGACTGCCAGGTCCAGCGTACGACAAGCCCAACATCTACGCCTTCGGAACGCCATACGATGATATTTATAACGAGCTCAGTGCACAAGACGAGCGATTGTACACAGCTAACGGACTGCTGACCATGTTGGATCGAAATCGAAAGATCAAGACGGCTCCTGAGCGATGGGTGGAACACAAGAACGTCTTTGACGTGGTCTTCACCTGCGAGGAGCGGTGCTTCGAAGCTGTTTGCGACGACCTGATGGACCGGGGGGAAAAGTTGCAGCGACCTGTGCATGTTATCAACGTGGATATCCGTGATAACCATGAGGACTCTGTGATTGGAGCCCAAGGCATCTTGAAGCTGGCCCGGAGTCTAGCTGACAGCAAAGACCTCGACGCACAAATCATGGGTATCATGGACTCgtggcaggagcagcatcCCAAGCTGCCTCTGATGCATGCTGTTGGCTACTTTTAG
- a CDS encoding uncharacterized protein (Compare to YALI0F18128g, similar to Saccharomyces cerevisiae SPG5 (YMR191W); ancestral locus Anc_6.280, no similarity), which produces MPFFKNLVRFTRDVTRDFSRTVHETYESLAFNISLRCEARLQAHREVLSYARAGRPLTFRQKFDMFSKHRQHARRMHTRHFSSNNCARHISRVFENGYNYQRAPGCRRRITYPLAGYAIRRAFSSAFERKDTTCNFGRRLYATMAMPCKGIHKLQKTAFGGKSIVEVTSQLRVRELDLCSAAQEYFPRYFLPVEVESVTEEESLFQSSSWVACLEPTSTGTFVDFNFAPQLSLEAEQLTTESLDQLERDLQAFVQETKVLLKDIKTVCASLGELPVTVNKNNVRVHFPNADAEKVNIMLKDIGVTRGVITEEESSDSSSESLMSASVVETNWNEFLEGSRLQPAVQARTEAISVSDLCSTPPSLSESPSSASSYSLSNESSQENTHMDSSVEIVSIY; this is translated from the coding sequence ATGCCATTTTTCAAGAATCTCGTCCGATTTACTCGCGACGTCACCCGGGACTTTTCCCGCACCGTCCACGAGACGTACGAGAGCCTGGCTTTCAACATCTCACTGAGATGTGAGGCCCGACTCCAGGCACATCGTGAGGTGCTGTCCTATGCCCGGGCTGGCCGTCCATTGACGTTCCGTCAGAAGTTTGACATGTTCAGCAAACATCGCCAACATGCCCGTCGAATGCACACCCGACACTTCAGCTCAAACAATTGTGCGCGTCACATTAGCCGTGTATTCGAGAACGGCTACAACTACCAGCGAGCACCGGGCTGCCGAAGGCGAATCACCTACCCCCTGGCAGGCTACGCGATTCGAAGAGCCTTTAGTTCGGCGTTCGAACGCAAAGATACTACATGCAACTTCGGCCGAAGATTGTACGCTACAATGGCCATGCCCTGTAAGGGCATCCATAAGCTACAAAAGACGGCCTTTGGAGGAAAGAGCATCGTGGAGGTCACCTCCCAGCTGAGAGTGCGGGAGCTAGATCTGTGCTCCGCTGCCCAGGAGTACTTCCCCCGATATTTTCTTCCCGTCGAGGTTGAGTCTGTCACCGAGGAAGAGTCCCTCTTCCAGTCTTCTTCCTGGGTCGCCTGTCTGGAGCCTACTTCCACAGGCACATTTGTGGACTTCAACTTTGCTCCCCAGCTCTCTCTGGAGGCGGAACAGCTGACCACAGAATCCCTGGACCAACTGGAGCGAGACTTGCAGGCCTTTGTCCAGGAGACCAAGGTGCTTCTCAAAGACATCAAGACAGTGTGCGCCTCTCTTGGAGAGCTGCCCGTAACTgtcaacaaaaacaacgtTCGTGTTCACTTTCCTAATGCTGATGCTGAAAAGGTCAACATTatgctcaaggacattggCGTGACCCGAGGAGTcatcaccgaggaggagtccagtgactcttcttccgagTCGCTCATGTCTGCCAGCGTCGTGGAAACCAACTGGaacgagtttctggagggCTCTCGTCTGCAGCCTGCTGTGCAGGCTCGAACTGAGGCCATTTCTGTTTCGGACCTGTGTTCGACACCTCCCTCGCTGTCCGAGTCCCCGTCCAGTGCTTCTTCTTACTCTCTGAGCAATGAAAGCTCCCAGGAGAACACTCACATGGACTCTTCTGTTGAGATTGTCAGTATTTATTAA
- a CDS encoding uncharacterized protein (Compare to YALI0F18172g, similar to Saccharomyces cerevisiae YDL063C; ancestral locus Anc_4.248, weakly similar to uniprot|Q07395 Saccharomyces cerevisiae ORF YDL063C), producing the protein MAKIKRKAKHTKRDNPIARKASQAAKDDRKDENTRTTKILPLLEKLNGGKPADKCTAIGMITAMVEDPKLRQMLLKESLIQTVIDKLLPDASEEVVMESYGLLRNIVLEEGYDVAVFMFRKNVIKIASDSLEKIVSTCQNIANGSQQIPKGDQFTLLCEFAENILSLLTNMGVTSDDIFDAIASSPAGVQTVAALLELRKTKAELNPKFPSAVLSAAFEYLYTFSESNPEFYKTIPFDYKIYLEDTTLPIAAQVFVWGLHYNICVESQGVGSKGRDASLSEILSRLLIIFNSNSAFADLQAKQDAGSKDGTVVATDKKDMDAIEARSTVNALQVILELITDIAEQVTWSGVTEEPEDVDEDMEVDIPQDIDFGHGDKNGAEGTAATSTINLLLNEASAVIEKALTYAPLESRAMAALNNLAWTMASHEPTKDSEQWQGAAQQLWINVFPMLEKYEGELAIDSLTSAVGVLWAVAAALDSKINSLTVSQSDFILAQIERVTKATETLTADEIADYHQRAVALVGLLAMATGKSGSQESIALVEKVGEYLLQLLEALPQTQTQVALQAVDKIFDIFGDKYPYDGPVFVNKGYLKRLEPLLPKVRHMAKKINKKQNPSLREDADAASQNLMRFIKYKADGN; encoded by the coding sequence ATGGCAAAAATCAAGCGAAAAGCCAAGCACACCAAGCGAGACAACCCCATCGCCCGAAAGGCGTCccaggccgccaaggacgaccGCAAGGATGAAAACACACGAACCACCAAGATTCTGCCTCTGCTAGAAAAGCTCAACGGCGGCAAGCCCGCAGACAAGTGCACTGCCATTGGAATGATCACAGCTATGGTCGAGGATCCTAAGCTGCGACAGATGcttctcaaggagtcgcTCATCCAGACTGTGATCGACAAGCTGCTTCCTGACGCttccgaggaggttgtCATGGAGTCGTACGGCCTGCTGCGAAACATTgtcctggaggagggctACGACGTGGCCGTGTTCATGTTCCGAAAGAACGTCATCAAGATTGCATCCGactctctggagaagattgttTCCACCTGCCAGAACATTGCCAACGGCTCCCAGCAGATCCCCAAAGGAGATCAATTCACTCTACTGTGCGAGTTTGCCGAAAACATTCTGTCTCTGCTCACCAACATGGGCGTGACTTCCGATGACATTTTCGACGCCATCGCCTCTTCGCCAGCTGGCGTCCAGACCGTGgctgctcttctggagctgcgaAAGACCAAGGCTGAGTTGAATCCCAAGTTCCCCTCTGCTGTGCTCTCTGCTGCCTTTGAGTATCTCTACACCTTTTCCGAGTCTAACCCCGAATTTTACAAAACCATTCCTTTCGACTATAAGATCTACCTCGAGGATACCACTCTACCCATCGCTGCccaggtgtttgtgtgggGTCTGCACTACAACATCTGTGTCGAGAGCCAGGGAGTAGGCTCTAAGGGCCGAGACGCCTCTCTGTCCGAGATTCTGTCGCGACTGCTCATCATTTTCAACTCTAACTCTGCATTTGCCGACCTGCAAGCCAAGCAGGATGCTGGCTCCAAGGACGGAACTGTGGTTGCCAcggacaagaaggacatggACGCCATTGAGGCCCGTTCCACCGTGAACGCCCTCCAGGTCATTCTCGAGCTCATTACGGACATTGCCGAACAGGTCACCTGGTCAGGCGTGACCGAGGAGCCCGAGGACGTCGACGAAGATATGGAGGTTGACATCCCCCAGGACATTGACTTTGGCCATGGAGACAAGAACGGCGCTGAGGGAACTGCCGCTACTTCTACCATCAACTTGCTTCTCAACGAGGCCTCTGCTGTCATTGAGAAGGCTCTCACTTATGCCCCTCTCGAGTCGCGAGCCAtggctgctctcaacaATCTGGCATGGACTATGGCATCTCACGAGCCCACAAAGGACTCTGAGCAGTGGCAGGGAGCCGCCCAGCAGCTCTGGATCAATGTGTTCCCCATGCTCGAGAAGTACGAGGGCGAGCTTGCTATTGACTCCCTCACATCTGCTGTTGGTGTTCTTTGGGCTGTAGCAGCTGCTCTGGACTCCAAGATCAACTCTCTGACTGTTTCCCAGTCCGACTTCATTCTGGCACAGATTGAGCGAGTCACCAAGGCCACGGAGACTCTCACTGCCGACGAGATTGCCGACTATCACCAGCGAGCTGTTGCTCTGGTTGGTCTTCTAGCAATGGCTACCGGCAAGagtggctctcaagaaTCCATTGCCCTGGTTGAGAAGGTTGGAGAGTaccttctccagcttctggaggcTCTTCCGCAGACCCAAACCCAGGTTGCTCTACAGGCCGTGGACAAGATCTTTGACATCTTTGGCGACAAGTACCCCTACGATGGGCCCGTATTTGTCAACAAGGGCTACCTGAAGCGACTGGAGCCTCTGCTGCCCAAGGTTCGACACATGGCCAAGAAAATTaacaagaagcagaaccCCAGTTTGCGGGAGGACGCTGATGCTGCCTCTCAGAACCTGATGCGTTTCATCAAGTACAAGGCTGACGGCAACTAG
- a CDS encoding uncharacterized protein (Compare to YALI0F18216g, similar to uniprot|P31115 Saccharomyces cerevisiae YFL001w DEG1 Pseudouridylate synthase 3 (EC 4.2.1.70) (Pseudouridine synthase 3) (Depressed growth-RATE protein DEG1)) encodes MALIAALKRLISAPKATRQLKFTPHQVSRMAEYQKWTRADLINRIFELEGKDPSTAQGAVPDPPVKASKAKRNESYDISRHPVRKIAIRFSYLGWNYGGLAVQHEDTPLPTIEGTILSAMQRCRLIPESASLFDLDFSRCGRTDRGVSAFSQVIALKVRSKLSPEEQQDAANDNKELNYIHILNQLLPPDIRIYSVALRLPEGFDSRFSCEYRHYRYFFHKGDLDIDLMRQAAKLYLGEHDYRNFCKVDGSKQLAHHNRVMLEAEIEQLSDDIYYFNLKGRAFLWHQVRCMMAILFLVGQKLEKPSVITDLLNPEKYPGRPVYDMAHDVPLVLYDCTFKEPIEWITPNAMPQERMENSNFKHWHDVMLQSTLSLAMMKHIAERTGSERTFPRAEDGDSDRVAVVNGSGSFSRKIPYVPISKRKMLDTPDVTNEKWRKRKEATQ; translated from the coding sequence ATGGCTCTGATAGCTGCACTAAAACGGCTGATTTCCGCTCCGAAAGCGACACGACAGCTAAAGTTCACGCCACACCAAGTTTCCAGAATGGCCGAGTATCAGAAATGGACTCGAGCGGACCTCATCAATCGCATTTTCGAGCTGGAGGGCAAGGACCCTAGTACCGCCCAGGGAGCCGTGCCAGACCCGCCGGTCAAGgcctccaaggccaagcgAAACGAGAGCTACGACATTAGTCGGCACCCCGTTCGAAAAATCGCGATCCGCTTTTCCTATCTCGGCTGGAATTATGGAGGTTTGGCTGTCCAGCATGAAGACACCCCTCTGCCCACTATCGAAGGAACCATTCTGTCTGCCATGCAACGGTGCAGACTGATCCCCGAGTCGGCCAGTCTATTCGATCTCGACTTTAGCAGATGCGGAAGGACAGACCGAGGCGTGTCCGCCTTCTCTCAGGTCATTGCTCTTAAGGTGCGATCCAAGCTGTCTcccgaggagcagcaggacgCCGCTaacgacaacaaggagctcaactACATTCACATTCTAAaccagctgctgccacCAGATATCCGAATCTACTCTGTGGCTCTCAGACTGCCCGAGGGATTCGACTCCAGATTCTCTTGTGAATACCGGCACTATAGATACTTTTTCCACAAGGGCGATCTGGACATTGATCTAATGAGACAGGCTGCCAAACTGTACCTGGGTGAACACGACTACAGAAACTTCTGCAAGGTGGATGGATCCAAGCAGTTGGCACACCACAACCGAGTCATGTTAGAGGCCGAGATCGAGCAGCTCTCGGACGACATCTACTacttcaacctcaagggACGAGCCTTCCTGTGGCACCAGGTTCGATGCATGATGGCTATTCTCTTCCTGGTGGGCCAGAAACTCGAGAAACCAAGCGTGATAACCGATCTGCTGAACCCCGAAAAGTATCCTGGACGCCCCGTGTACGACATGGCTCACGATGTTCCTCTGGTTCTTTATGACTGTACATTCAAGGAGCCCATCGAATGGATCACTCCCAACGCCATGCCCCAGGAGCGAATGGAAAACTCCAATTTCAAGCACTGGCACGACGTCATGCTCCAGAGCACCCTCAGTCTAGCTATGATGAAGCACATTGCTGAGCGAACTGGAAGCGAACGGACTTTCCCCCGTGCTGAAGACGGCGACAGCGACAGAGTGGCGGTGGTCAACGGCTCTGGAAGCTTCTCTCGGAAGATCCCCTACGTTCCCATCAGTAAGCGAAAGATGCTTGACACTCCCGATGTGACTAATGAAAAGTGGAGAAAGCGAAAGGAGGCTACACAATAA
- a CDS encoding uncharacterized protein (Compare to YALI0F18084g, similar to uniprot|Q9P3B9 Neurospora crassa Related to myo-inositol transport protein ITR1) produces the protein MSSYPSEKGGTEGIDRVPSETNDASDNTSDNNGLHEKPSNEHAEGLPPGNALNADLDPENPLSRYTRDELLEIASGFAKENGMGDKEDIFRKGALVAQDPANFDNIDILDDNDRYWLRREITHKWDHPMKVYYIVICCSLAAAVQGMDETVINGANIIFPAQFGIKEEAGVVSQKTWLLGLVNSAPYLCCAVVSCWLTDPINRLLGRKWTIFWTCFWSGATCFWSGFVNNWWHLFIARFFLGFGIGPKSATVPVYAAECAPPTIRGAMVMMWQMWTAFGIMMGYVMDLAFYYVPDHGIEGLNWRLMLGSALIPALLVCVQVIWCPESPRWHLARGEISKAYECMRVIRNSEVQAARDLFYAHVLLLEEEELKRGKNRFFELFTVPRNRRASWASFIVMFMQQFCGINVIAYYSSNIFMESGFGEIQALLASFGFGAINFVFALPAVYTIDTFGRRALLLVTFPLMAIFLLFAGFCFWIDQDDPTNSPARVGCIALGIYLFSAVYSCGEGPVPFTYSAEAFPLYIRDLGMSFATATCWLFNFVLAVTWPSLLAAFTPQGAFGWYAAWNVVGFFLVLCFLPETKNLTLEELDKVFGVPTRVHMKYQFNAFKVNIQRHLFRQDIPKPPPLYAHEVGVGGTSHYQHKPHHTANLTPLHTAELA, from the coding sequence ATGTCTTCCTATCCATCCGAGAAGGGCGGTACCGAGGGGATCGACAGGGTCCCCAGCGAGACTAACGACGCTTCAGACAACACTTCCGATAACAACGGTCTCCATGAGAAGCCCTCCAACGAGCACGCCGAAGGGCTACCTCCTGGGAACGCTCTGAACGCTGATCTCGACCCCGAAAACCCGCTGTCTCGATACACCCGCgatgagctgctggaaatcGCGTCTGGGTTTGCTAAGGAAAACGGAATGggcgacaaggaggacattTTCCGAAAGGGCGCTCTAGTGGCCCAAGACCCGGCCAACTTTGACAACATTGACATTCTCGACGACAATGACCGATACTGGCTGAGACGAGAAATCACCCACAAGTGGGACCACCCCATGAAGGTCTACTACATTGTCATCTGCTGCTCTTTGGCTGCGGCCGTCCAGGGTATGGACGAGACTGTCATCAACGGAGCCAACATCATCTTCCCTGCTCAGTTTGgcatcaaggaggaggccggTGTGGTGTCTCAGAAGACCTGGCTTCTTGGTCTGGTCAACTCGGCCCCCTACCTCTGTTGTGCCGTGGTTTCCTGTTGGCTCACCGACCCCATTAATAGACTGCTGGGCCGAAAATGGACCATTTTCTGGACCTGTTTCTGGTCTGGAGCTACGTGCTTCTGGTCCGGTTTCGTCAACAACTGGTGGCACCTGTTCATTGCCCGATTCTTCCTTGGATTCGGTATTGGACCCAAGTCTGCCACTGTTCCCGTCTACGCCGCCGAATGCGCTCCCCCCACCATTCGAGGAGCCATGGTCATGATGTGGCAGATGTGGACCGCCTTTGGAATCATGATGGGATACGTCATGGACCTGGCCTTCTACTATGTGCCTGATCACGGCATTGAGGGTCTCAACTGGCGTCTGATGCTGGGCTCTGCTCTGATCCCTGCCCTGCTCGTCTGTGTCCAGGTCATTTGGTGTCCCGAGTCTCCTAGATGGCACCTTGCTCGAGGAGAAATCTCCAAGGCCTACGAGTGCATGCGAGTCATTCGAAACTCGGAAGTCCAGGCCGCTCGCGACCTGTTTTACGCACacgtgctgctgcttgaagaggaggagctgaagCGCGGCAAGAACCGATTTTTCGAGCTCTTTACCGTGCCTCGAAACCGACGAGCTTCCTGGGCCTCCTTCATCGTCATGTTCATGCAGCAGTTCTGCGGTATTAACGTGATTGCCTACTACTCGTCCAACATTTTCATGGAGTCCGGTTTCGGCGAAATCCAGGCTCTTCTTGCCTCCTTTGGTTTCGGCGCCATCAACTTTGTGTTTGCACTTCCAGCTGTTTACACCATTGATACGTTTGGTCGACGAGCGCTTCTGTTAGTTACCTTCCCGCTCATGGCCATCTTCTTGCTATTTGCAGGCTTTTGTTTCTGGATCGACCAGGACGACCCCACCAACTCCCCAGCTCGAGTCGGTTGTATTGCTCTGGGTATTTATCTCTTCTCAGCCGTCTACTCTTGCGGAGAGGGTCCAGTTCCCTTCACCTACTCTGCCGAGGCCTTCCCTCTCTACATTCGAGATCTAGGTATGTCCTTTGCTACTGCCACCTGTTGGCTCTTCAACTTTGTGCTGGCTGTCACCTGGCCTTCTCTTCTAGCTGCCTTCACTCCACAGGGAGCCTTTGGATGGTACGCTGCCTGGAACGTGGTTGGTTTCTTCCTCGTGCTCTGTTTCTTGCCTGAAACCAAGAACCTGACTcttgaggagctggacaaggtCTTTGGTGTGCCCACTCGAGTGCACATGAAGTACCAGTTCAACGCTTTCAAGGTGAATATCCAGCGACACCTCTTCCGACAGGACATTCCCAAGCCCCCTCCTCTCTACGCCCACGAGGTTGGAGTTGGCGGCACTTCTCACTACCAGCACAAGCCCCACCACACCGCCAACCTCACTCCCCTTCACACGGCGGAGCTTGCTTAA